Proteins co-encoded in one Ziziphus jujuba cultivar Dongzao chromosome 9, ASM3175591v1 genomic window:
- the LOC125424265 gene encoding receptor-like protein 53 translates to MIPHQLGNLINLHSLDLHSIYREFNGTYISPYAKNLHWLSQLSSLRYLDMSFIDLEEASEWEEVTNSLPSLEVLRLLSCNLNFNFRPIYHVNFSSLSLLDLNYNHLGNNIPLWVSNLRSLTSLYLRSIANGGSIPDGIQNLTSPVHLGLSDNSFNTSIPRWLYSLSHLEVLNLDFNRLRGSIPEEIQNLTSLVHLDLSRNSFNTSMPSWLYSLSHLGVLNLAGNQLTASLGNLSSLRAVSLGYNHISETLPEYLGQLVNLEDLDIGKNQIEGIVSEAHFC, encoded by the exons ATGATTCCTCATCAACTTGGTAATCTCATAAATTTACACTCTCTTGATCTTCACTCTATTTACAGAGAATTCAATGGCACTTACATCAGTCCATATGCTAAGAATCTTCACTGGCTTTCTCAACTTTCTTCGTTGCGGTACCTGGACATGAGTTTCATTGACCTTGAAGAAGCATCTGAATGGGAGGAGGTAACAAATTCACTCCCTTCTTTGGAAGTCCTGCGCTTACTCTCCTGCAATTTGAACTTCAATTTTCGTCCAATATATCATGTCAATTTTTCATCTTTATCCCTCCTTGATCTTAACTATAACCATTTAGGGAACAATATTCCACTATGGGTTTCCAATTTGAGAAGTTTGACTTCTCTCTATCTAAGAAGTATTGCAAATGGCGGTTCTATCCCTGATGGTATTCAAAACTTAACTTCCCCTGTGCACCTTGGTCTTTCTGATAACTCTTTTAATACCTCAATACCCAGATGGTTATATAGTTTGAGCCATTTGGAGGTTCTCAACCTTGACTTTAATCGATTGAGAGGTTCCATCCCTGAAGAAATTCAAAACTTAACTTCCCTTGTGCATCTTGATCTTTCTCGTAACTCTTTTAATACCTCAATGCCCAGCTGGTTATATAGTTTAAGCCATTTGGGGGTTCTGAACCTTGCTGGTAATCAATTGACAG CATCATTGGGAAATCTTTCCTCTTTGAGAGCTGTGTCCCTTGGTTATAATCATATTAGTGAAACTCTCCCTGAATATTTGGGGCAGCTTGTTAATTTGGAAGATTTAGACATTGGCAAGA